The proteins below are encoded in one region of Apostichopus japonicus isolate 1M-3 chromosome 4, ASM3797524v1, whole genome shotgun sequence:
- the LOC139966819 gene encoding alpha-mannosidase 2x-like, with amino-acid sequence MRPKRVLIVGCGFFLLVVISMYLILDKSGQTAGYPGQVNEAQRQLEVLEDKVGILEKDLNKNHNIINQLKDALKVISNGGPNPKLIAPGGDPEDNVKGDPWVFHQRADEGGGGGGDDRDDGAPLNLGAKAHVNQMECSFAAGESGTSADIQMMNVYDEVDFNNANGGVWKQGFDITYNADEWKNKPLKVYVVPHSHNDPGWIKTFSKYYQDQTQHILDNAVEKLKQYPAMKFIWAEISYFAEWWWKTTEAKKTAAKRLISSGQWEIVTGGWVMVDEANTHYFAILDQYIEGHEWMDEMLGIKPKISWSIDPFGMSPTLAYLLKGMGFDAMVIQRTHYEIKKYLGKRQQLEFMWRQNWDHESTTDMFCHMMPFYSYDVPHSCGPDPKVCCQFDFKRLPGGRINCPWKVPPTRITDTNVEQRAGMLLDQYRKKSKLFKSNVLMVPLGDDFRYDKAIEWDQQYENYEKLFSYMNQRKDWHVQAQFGTLNDYFSALWYETNTEIGAQPEGFPSLSGDFFAYADRDKDYWTGYFTSRPLHKHLDRVVEGHLRAAEIAFSYAAASARQAEIGAFQDSELIHLLSQSRKSLGLFQHHDAITGTAKDHVVVDYGQKLLKAIEDSRLVMMESLYFLMLQQKSDYKSGVKYFTVDETRASHDAMPSQEIVLLDEEDPRAVVFFNSLGQPRKELVKLRVSSVNVEVTDSDNNPVNSQGGLVFNQFDALDDSFFELLFEVDLKPMSMKKYWIRDSGTKVTSHHQHSSVEFFNMDEQANIRRGAVEVLKHSESAESILLENDFLLAKFDRLTGFLKSVTTKADNKDTNIEMEFVMYGTNKATNMKSGAYLFLPDGPAKAVTGQHPPVRVTSGPLFSEVSVSLFCVEHIVSLTNTEGPESLGIGIKNIVDIRNERNKELVMRMKTSVENRDGIFYTDLNGFQIQKRKSSPEGKLPLQANFYPMPTMAFIEDDDTRVSLISAQPLGVSSLEMGWLEVVLDRRLMQDDFRGLQQGVQDNRRTPSYFKLLLERRVDSSSLKTLDTVPVGYPSLLGHFTSLALNHPIYSHIVTMAERQEQPSLVGDVSLILKGLPCDVHLLNLRTRSSQKTTGVTARREAFLILHRLGFDCRYPGLRLQCMTQGGQVDTAYLFPDMEIRDIQATSLSGIKDEKSLGDKATVEIQPMEIKTYRIKFH; translated from the exons AGGCAGTTAGAAGTTTTAGAAGACAAAGTAGGCATTCTTGAAAAAGATTTGAACAAAAACCACAACATCATTAATCAATTGAAGGATGCTCTTAAGGTCATATCAAATGGAGGTCCTAATCCCAAGCTGATAGCTCCAGGTGGAGACCCAGAGGATAATGTAAAGGGAGACCCATGGGTATTCCATCAGAGAGCAGATGAAGGAGGCGGAGGAGGGGGTGATGATAGGGACGATGGTGCCCCACTTAACTTGGGAGCCAAGGCACATGTCAACCAAATGGAATGTTCTTTTGCAGCAGGGGAAAGTGGAACATCAGCAGATATACag atGATGAATGTCTATGATGAGGTGGACTTCAATAATGCCAATGGTGGTGTCTGGAAGCAAGGCTTTGATATCACATACAATGCTGATGAGTGGAAAAACAAACCTCTTAAAGTTTATGTTGTGCCTCATTCTCACAATGATCCTG GGTGGATCAAAACCTTTTCCAAGTATTACCAAGATCAGACCCAGCACATCCTGGACAATGCTGTAGAAAAATTAAAGCAATATCCAGCCATGAAGTTCATTTGGGCTGAGATATCTTACTTCGCAGAGTGGTGGTGGAAAACAACGGAAGCAAAGAAAACAGCAGCCAAAAG GTTAATTAGCAGTGGCCAGTGGGAGATAGTGACAGGTGGCTGGGTTATGGTAGATGAGGCTAATACTCATTACTTTGCCATCCTTGATCAATATATCGAGGGTCATGAATGGATGGACGAAATGTTAG GTATCAAACCAAAGATTAGCTGGTCTATAGACCCCTTTGGAATGTCTCCAACCCTAGCCTATTTACTAAAAGGAATGGGCTTTGATGCCATGGTAATCCAGAGAACTCATTATGAAATTAAGAAATATCTTGGAAAGCGACAGCAGCTGGAATTTATGTGGAGACAAAATTGGG ATCATGAGTCTACCACAGATATGTTCTGTCACATGATGCCGTTTTACAGTTATGATGTTCCACATTCTTGTGGACCAGACCCAAAAGTTTGTTGCCAGTTTGACTTCAAGAGGTTGCCAGGAGGAAGAATAAATTGTCCTTGGAAGGTCCCTCCGACCAGAATTACCGATACCAATGTCGAACAAAG GGCTGGCATGCTACTGGACCAGTATAGGAAAAAGTCCAAACTTTTCAAGAGTAATGTACTCATGGTTCCATTGGGCGATGACTTCAGATATGACAAAGCAATCGAGTGGGACCAGCAGtatgaaaattatgaaaaactGTTCAGTTATATGAATCAAAGAAAAGACTGGCATGTTCAG GCCCAGTTTGGAACATTAAATGACTACTTTAGTGCTCTGTGGTACGAGACCAACACTGAAATTGGGGCGCAGCCAGAAGGATTTCCTTCCCTCAGTGGGGACTTTTTTGCCTACGCTGATCGAGATAAAGACTACTGGACAGGGTACTTCACCTCCAGACCGCTTCATAAACATCTGGACCGAGTAGTAGAAGGTCACTTGAG GGCTGCAGAAATTGCATTTTCATATGCTGCAGCTTCTGCCAGGCAGGCCGAGATTGGGGCTTTTCAAGATAGTGAACTGATCCACCTACTATCACAATCCAGGAAATCACTTGGTTTATTTCAGCACCATGACGCTATTACAGGGACTGCTAAGGATCATGTTGTTGTTGATTATGGCCAAAA ATTGCTTAAAGCTATTGAAGATTCAAGACTGGTTATGATGGAGAGTCTGTACTTTCTAATGCTGCAGCAAAAATCTGACTACAAGTCAGGAGTTAAATACTTCACAGTG GATGAAACGAGGGCGAGCCATGACGCCATGCCGAGCCAAGAAATTGTTCTCCTAGATGAAGAGGATCCGAG AGCTGTGGTGTTTTTCAATTCTTTGGGACAACCAAGGAAAGAGCTGGTGAAACTTAGAGTGTCATCTGTTAATGTTGAAGTTACTGACTCTGACAATAATCCAGTCAACAGCCAAGGAGGCTTGGTCTTCAATCAGTTTGACGCCCTAGATGACTCTTTCTTTGAA TTGTTGTTTGAAGTAGATTTGAAGCCAATGAGTATGAAGAAATATTGGATTCGAGACTCTGGGACCAAAGTCACCTCTCACCACCAACATTCTTCAGTAGAGTTTTTCAACATGGACGAACAAGCCAACATTAGAAG AGGTGCTGTGGAAGTTTTGAAGCATTCTGAATCTGCAGAGAGCATTCTTCTAGAAAATGACTTCCTTCTGGCAAAGTTTGATAGGCTTACTGGGTTTTTGAAG TCAGTGACAACAAAGGCAGATAACAAAGATACCAACATAGAAATGGAGTTTGTGATGTATGGAACCAACAAAGCTACCAATATGAAGAGTGGGGCTTACCTGTTCCTTCCAGATGGACCAGCTAAG GCTGTGACTGGTCAACATCCTCCTGTCAGGGTCACCTCTGGTCCTTTATTCTCTGAAGTGTCTGTGAGTCTCTTTTGTGTTGAACATATTGTGTCTCTTACAAACACAGAAG GCCCAGAAAGTTTGGGGATAGGAATTAAGAATATAGTTGACATCAGGAACGAGAGAAACAAAGAATTAGTGATGAGGATGAAGACAAGTGTGGAGAACAGAGACGGAATATTTTACACAGACCTTAATGGCTTTCAG ATACAAAAACGAAAATCCTCCCCAGAAGGTAAACTACCTCTTCAAGCAAACTTTTATCCAATGCCAACAATGGCCTTTATTGAAGATGATGATACAAGGGTATCATTAATATCTGCTCAACCTCTTGGAGTATCCAGCCTTGAAATGG GCTGGCTTGAAGTTGTTCTAGATAGGAGGTTAATGCAGGATGATTTCAGAGGCCTGCAACAAGGTGTCCAAGATAATAGGAGAACACCAAGTTACTTCAAATTACTACTAGAGAGAAGAGTAGATAGCAGTTCATTAAAG ACTTTAGATACAGTGCCTGTTGGGTATCCATCCTTGCTGGGTCATTTCACCTCCCTAGCCTTGAATCATCCCATCTACTCTCACATAGTAACCATGGCTGAGAGACAGGAACAACCTAGTCTTGTTGGTGATGTTAGTCTTATACTCAAAGGCCTGCCTTGTGATGTTCACTTGCTAAATCTCAG gACCAGATCTAGTCAGAAAACCACTGGTGTGACAGCTAGAAGAGAAGCATTCTTAATACTGCATAGACTTGGCTTTGATTGTAGATACCCTGGACTGAGACTACAGTGTATGACCCAGGGAGGACAG GTTGATACAGCTTACCTATTCCCAGATATGGAAATTCGAGACATTCAAGCAACATCTCTGTCTGGTATCAAGGATGAAAAGAGTCTGGGGGACAAAGCTACTGTTGAGATTCAACCAATGGAAATCAAAACATACAGAATCAAATTTCATTGA